The Gemmatimonadaceae bacterium DNA segment GTGAAGAGCTCACCCGTGTACTTCCAGAGCCGGTCCAGCGACGCCTGGATGCGCCGGTGGCTCTCTTCCGTACCGTCACCGAGGCGCAGCACCCATTCACTCGAGTGGCGCAGGTGATACTTGGACTCCTTGAGTGCCTTGGCGGCGATGGCCGCAAGCCCGGTGTGCCCGCAGCGGCTGAGTTCGTCGAGCAGCAACACGCTGTATGCGTCGAACAGGAACTGCCGCAGCATCGTGTCGCCGAAATCGCCGCGTGGCAGCTCGACGAGCAGGCAATTGCGAAACTGCGTGCCGTCGCGGAAGTAGGCGAGGGCGTCCTCGCTGCGGCCCTTCCCCTCGACCTCGCCAGCCAGCTTGAGCAACTGCGCCGCCTGCCCGATGAGATCCAGCGCGATGTTGGCCGTCGCGATGTCTTCCTCGAGGATGGGGCCGTGCCCCGTCCACTCGGACATTCGGTGCCCGAGGATTAGGCGGTCGTCGCCGAGCCGGAGCAGGTACTCGACCATCGGCGCCGCGAACGCCGGACCGCGCGCGCCGGCCACCTTGACCGTCCCGGCTGTCGCCTCTCCGGCGGCAATGCCACCCGCGTCTCCCTCGTGATTGGCCATCAAAAGACGCGCACGCCTTGCGGCACCTTGTAGAACTGCGGGTGCCGGTAGGCCTTCTCGTTGCCGGGCTCGAAGAAGGGCCCCGCGTCCGACGGCGCCGACGCCACGATCGCCGCCGACGGCACCACCCACAGGTTCACCGCCTCGCCGCGGCGCGTGTACACGTCGCGGGCATTCTGCAGCGCGTGCTCCGCGTCTGTCGCGTGCAGGGAGCCGGCGTGCTCGAATGGCTCCCCCTGGTTCCCTTGGGTGAACACTTCCCACAATGGCCAGGATTGTTCGTTGCTCATAGATCGGTCCGATCAGAAAGTGTATGACAACGGCCTTTCACCACAGAGGACACAGAGCACTGCAAGGACAGAATCCTCTGTTTGGGGCAACGCTCGAACGGTTCGGCTCGCGCCAACTAGATGGGCAGTAGAAGTTGCAGCAGAGGTTGCAGTTGTCATTGCAGCTGCCGTTCTCTGTGCCCTCTGTGTCCTCTGTGGTGAACGTCGTTGCTGTTGCCCCTACGCCGCCGAAGACCTGGCCGCCCGCTTCGCCGCGTGCGCCAGCGCCGCCTCCCGTACCCAGCGTCCTTCCTCGTGTGCCTGGTTCCGCGCCGCCAGCCGCTCGGCGTTGCACGGCCCGTTGCCCTTCACCACATTCCAGAACTCCGCCCAGTCGATCTCCCCGAACTCCCAGTTCTTGGTCTCGGCGTCGTAGCGGAGATCCGGATCCGGCAGCGTCACCCCGATCGCCTGCGCCTGCGGCACCGTCAGGTTCACGAAGCGCTGCCGCAGCTCGTCGTTGGTCTTCCGCTTCACGCGCCACTTGAGCAGCTCGGCCGAGTTCGGGCTGTCCTTGTCACTCGGCCCGAACATCATCAGCGACGGCCACCAGAAGCGGTTGACGGCATCCTGCAGCATCTCGCGCTGCGCCGGCGTGCCCTTGGCCAGCGTCGCGCAGATTTCATAGCCCTGGCGCTTGTGGAAGTTCTCTTCCTTGCAGATGCGCACCATCGCCCGCGCATACGGGCCGTAGGAGGCCTTGGCCAGCACCGTCTGGTTGACGATCGCGGCCCCGTCCA contains these protein-coding regions:
- the paaC gene encoding phenylacetate-CoA oxygenase subunit PaaC, translated to MANHEGDAGGIAAGEATAGTVKVAGARGPAFAAPMVEYLLRLGDDRLILGHRMSEWTGHGPILEEDIATANIALDLIGQAAQLLKLAGEVEGKGRSEDALAYFRDGTQFRNCLLVELPRGDFGDTMLRQFLFDAYSVLLLDELSRCGHTGLAAIAAKALKESKYHLRHSSEWVLRLGDGTEESHRRIQASLDRLWKYTGELFTPDAVDEAVAAEGVRVDVAGIKSRWDTMVDDVLTRATLTKPADAPMQLGGRRGRHTEHIGHLLAMMQSVARAHPGATW
- the paaB gene encoding 1,2-phenylacetyl-CoA epoxidase subunit B, whose translation is MSNEQSWPLWEVFTQGNQGEPFEHAGSLHATDAEHALQNARDVYTRRGEAVNLWVVPSAAIVASAPSDAGPFFEPGNEKAYRHPQFYKVPQGVRVF
- the paaA gene encoding 1,2-phenylacetyl-CoA epoxidase subunit A, whose translation is MAQTTAPQEDPALLAAFEARIAGGESIEPKDWMPERYRKQLTRMMAQHAHSEIVGMLPEGNWITRAPSLRRKMSLIAKVQDEAGHGLYIYCGTETLGVDRHDLYNQLLDGTAKYSSIFNYPTLSWADMGVIGWFVDGAAIVNQTVLAKASYGPYARAMVRICKEENFHKRQGYEICATLAKGTPAQREMLQDAVNRFWWPSLMMFGPSDKDSPNSAELLKWRVKRKTNDELRQRFVNLTVPQAQAIGVTLPDPDLRYDAETKNWEFGEIDWAEFWNVVKGNGPCNAERLAARNQAHEEGRWVREAALAHAAKRAARSSAA